One region of Wyeomyia smithii strain HCP4-BCI-WySm-NY-G18 chromosome 3, ASM2978416v1, whole genome shotgun sequence genomic DNA includes:
- the LOC129732145 gene encoding uncharacterized protein LOC129732145 — MSQTDRISNHSNQEELDLTLTPCAACKTTSTENEPMVGCDSCDNWFHYRCVNVTEAVKKEKRWFCKETARQEAAKKYQKKTDTKKKKSETVPTLEQKLKYMEEEHKKRLEEWDMERILEEREKQFKLELKEKQMQQEQELKEQELDREKKMLSRALADKVNYLRRMKCIRDEYEEEVNIMDENARGLGLYFPVSVSNVNAGKPPITESLKRNQKPKKLNKQEVASASGIAGADFVDHQADQNVDGSSSSIPKKNREQVDSQIQNGLGQQHADPPRCSLQLEAV; from the coding sequence ATGAGTCAGACGGATCGAATCTCAAATCACTCTAATCAGGAGGAGCTGGATCTTACGCTTACGCCCTGTGCGGCTTGTAAAACTACCTCAACGGAGAATGAGCCAATGGTAGGATGCGATTCGTGTGATAACTGGTTTCACTATCGATGTGTGAATGTGACGGAAgccgtaaaaaaagaaaaacggtgGTTTTGCAAGGAGACCGCTCGCCAAGAGGCGGCCAAAAAGTATCAGAAAAAAACAGATACCAAGAAAAAGAAGTCAGAAACGGTGCCCACACTGGAACAGAAGTTAAAGTATATGGAAGAGGAGCATAAGAAGAGGTTGGAGGAATGGGACATGGAGAGGATCCTGGAGGAAAGGGAAAAGCAGTTTAAATTGGAGCTGAAGGAAAAACAGATGCAGCAGGAACAGGAATTAAAAGAGCAGGAATTGGATCGAGAGAAAAAGATGCTGAGTCGTGCTCTAGCGGACAAAGTAAATTACCTCCGGCGAATGAAGTGTATTCGTGACGAGTATGAAGAGGAAGTAAATATCATGGATGAGAATGCCCGAGGGCTAGGATTGTATTTTCCGGTATCAGTCTCCAATGTGAATGCCGGAAAGCCACCAATTACTGAATCGTTGAAACGAAACCAAAAACCGAAGAAGCTGAATAAACAGGAGGTCGCGTCTGCAAGTGGAATTGCTGGAGCCGATTTCGTGGACCATCAAGCGGATCAAAACGTGGATGGATCATCGTCTAGTATCCCGAAGAAGAATCGTGAACAAGTTGACAGCCAGATTCAAAACGGGCTGGGGCAGCAGCATGCTGATCCACCAAGATGCAGCTTGCAGCTAGAAGCGGTGTGA
- the LOC129728877 gene encoding uncharacterized protein LOC129728877, with translation MSQTDRISNHSNQEELDLTLTPCAACKTTSTENEPMVGCDSCDNWFHYRCVNVTEAVKKEKRWFCKETARQEAAKKYQKKTDTKKKKSETVPTLEQKLKYMEEEHKKRLEEWDMERILEEREKQFKLELKEKQMQQEQELKEQELDREKKMLSRALADKVNYLRRMKCIRDEYEEEVNIMDENARGLGLYFPVSVSNVNAGKPPITESLKRNQKPKKLNKQEVASASGIAGADFVDHQADQNVDGSSSSIPKKNREQVDSQIQNGLGQQHADPPRCSLQLEAFLTRRGKLV, from the exons ATGAGTCAGACGGATCGAATCTCAAATCACTCTAATCAGGAGGAGCTGGATCTTACGCTTACGCCCTGTGCGGCTTGTAAAACTACCTCAACGGAGAATGAGCCAATGGTAGGATGCGATTCGTGTGATAACTGGTTTCACTATCGATGTGTGAATGTGACGGAAgccgtaaaaaaagaaaaacggtgGTTTTGCAAGGAGACCGCTCGCCAAGAGGCGGCCAAAAAGTATCAGAAAAAAACAGATACCAAGAAAAAGAAGTCAGAAACGGTGCCCACACTGGAACAGAAGTTAAAGTATATGGAAGAGGAGCATAAGAAGAGGTTGGAGGAATGGGACATGGAGAGGATCCTGGAGGAAAGGGAAAAGCAGTTTAAATTGGAGCTGAAGGAAAAACAGATGCAGCAGGAACAGGAATTAAAAGAGCAGGAATTGGATCGAGAGAAAAAGATGCTGAGTCGTGCTCTAGCGGACAAAGTAAATTACCTCCGGCGAATGAAGTGTATTCGTGACGAGTATGAAGAGGAAGTAAATATCATGGATGAGAATGCCCGAGGGCTAGGATTGTATTTTCCGGTATCAGTCTCCAATGTGAATGCCGGAAAGCCACCAATTACTGAATCGTTGAAACGAAACCAAAAACCGAAGAAGCTGAATAAACAGGAGGTCGCGTCTGCAAGTGGAATTGCTGGAGCCGATTTCGTGGACCATCAAGCGGATCAAAACGTGGATGGATCATCGTCTAGTATCCCGAAGAAGAATCGTGAACAAGTTGACAGCCAGATTCAAAACGGGCTGGGGCAGCAGCATGCTGATCCACCAAGATGCAGCTTGCAGCTAGAagcgtttttgacgcggcggg GCAAGTTGGTTTAA